In Bacillus sp. KH172YL63, one genomic interval encodes:
- the fabL gene encoding enoyl-[acyl-carrier-protein] reductase FabL, with the protein MSQKVALVTGSSRGLGREIAIQLAEKGYDIVINYARSKKGALETAEQVEKLGRKAFVVRANVGDVEKIKSMFEQIKEEFGRLDVLVSNAASGVLRPVMELEESHWDWTMNINSKALLFCAQEAAKLMDEGGRIVSISSLGSIRYLDNYTTVGVSKAAVEALTRYLAVELAPRGIIVNAVSGGAIDTDALKHFPNREELLEDARSKTPAGRMVEIDDLVKSVMFLVSDDSSMIRGQTIIVDGGRSLLV; encoded by the coding sequence ATGAGTCAAAAAGTAGCATTGGTCACAGGAAGCAGCCGCGGTCTTGGAAGGGAAATCGCCATACAGCTTGCTGAAAAAGGGTACGATATCGTCATCAACTATGCGAGAAGTAAAAAAGGTGCCCTTGAAACGGCCGAACAGGTTGAAAAACTTGGACGAAAAGCATTTGTCGTACGTGCGAATGTCGGTGACGTGGAAAAAATCAAATCTATGTTCGAACAGATCAAGGAAGAATTCGGCCGTCTGGATGTTTTGGTCAGCAATGCAGCATCAGGCGTGCTCCGCCCTGTGATGGAACTTGAAGAATCCCATTGGGACTGGACAATGAACATCAATAGCAAGGCGTTATTGTTCTGTGCACAAGAAGCGGCAAAATTGATGGATGAAGGTGGACGGATCGTAAGCATCAGCTCGCTGGGATCAATCCGCTATCTTGATAACTACACGACAGTCGGAGTGTCGAAGGCTGCAGTGGAAGCTCTTACCCGTTACCTTGCCGTCGAGCTTGCTCCGAGGGGCATCATTGTGAACGCCGTCTCAGGCGGTGCGATCGATACCGATGCCCTGAAGCACTTCCCTAACCGTGAAGAGCTCCTTGAAGATGCACGGAGTAAAACACCTGCAGGGCGCATGGTTGAAATCGATGACCTTGTGAAGTCTGTCATGTTCCTTGTTTCAGACGATTCATCCATGATCAGGGGACAAACGATCATCGTCGACGGGGGCCGTTCCCTGCTCGTTTAA
- a CDS encoding DoxX family protein → MKWWENEKVSVLWTVVRIWLGVQWMEAGWHKVTGGFDAGGFLQGALGKAGGEHPAVQGWYAAFLEGFAIPNIELFNVLIPWGELFVGIGLILGFMTIPALLAGAFMNLNFLLAGTVSTNPILYTAAVILLFAGGGAYYWGADRLLIPFMKQLVHHKGKHHVVV, encoded by the coding sequence ATGAAATGGTGGGAAAATGAAAAGGTTAGCGTGTTATGGACAGTGGTAAGAATTTGGCTGGGGGTTCAATGGATGGAGGCGGGCTGGCATAAAGTAACCGGCGGCTTCGATGCAGGCGGTTTTTTGCAAGGGGCTTTAGGGAAAGCTGGAGGTGAGCATCCGGCAGTCCAAGGCTGGTATGCAGCATTCCTCGAAGGATTTGCGATTCCGAATATTGAACTGTTCAATGTTTTGATTCCATGGGGAGAGCTATTCGTAGGAATCGGCCTCATACTTGGGTTCATGACAATCCCGGCACTCCTGGCAGGTGCATTCATGAATCTCAACTTCTTATTGGCAGGAACCGTGAGCACCAACCCAATCCTGTATACTGCTGCCGTCATTCTGCTATTTGCAGGGGGAGGAGCATATTATTGGGGGGCAGACCGCTTGCTGATCCCATTCATGAAGCAGCTTGTCCATCATAAAGGCAAACATCACGTTGTCGTATAG
- a CDS encoding YfhH family protein, with translation MEQERRYSEMTEHELKQEIASLKEKARKAEQLGIVNEFAVLERKALMAQAYLMDPSAYKPGGIYAIEGDPGTYFKVDYLNGVFAWGYRLAGDGKEEALPISLLAGEKK, from the coding sequence ATGGAACAAGAGAGAAGATATAGTGAGATGACGGAACATGAGTTGAAGCAGGAAATTGCTTCATTGAAAGAAAAGGCAAGAAAAGCAGAACAGCTTGGGATTGTGAATGAATTTGCGGTGTTGGAGCGCAAGGCTCTTATGGCACAGGCGTATTTGATGGATCCTTCTGCTTACAAGCCTGGGGGTATTTATGCGATTGAAGGTGATCCAGGTACATACTTTAAAGTGGACTACCTGAACGGTGTATTCGCCTGGGGTTACCGCCTTGCTGGTGACGGAAAGGAAGAAGCCCTTCCGATTTCCCTTTTGGCAGGAGAGAAGAAATAG
- the recX gene encoding recombination regulator RecX has product MGKITKITKQVKNDERYNLFIDGKYSFSVDEAVLVKFNLSKGMEIDELEISEMQYEDDVKKAFNKAIQYLAYRMRTEKEIRDHLQEGDPEDGIIQEVIHKLYGIKYIDDLEFAHAFVGTHMNTGDKGPNWIRGELRRKGVGESHIDEALAAFTQEKQVDKAVALTEKLLRKYRKDSNMIAKQKIEQNLLRKGYPGSVIKIVWETVESERDDDERWDAVYHQGLKAHRKLSSKYEGYEYVQKMKQTLYRKGFSIEDIERLLEEIKHNEE; this is encoded by the coding sequence ATGGGTAAGATCACGAAAATAACGAAGCAAGTAAAAAACGATGAACGCTACAATTTATTTATAGATGGAAAATATTCCTTCAGTGTCGACGAGGCTGTCCTGGTCAAGTTTAATCTCAGCAAAGGGATGGAAATCGATGAACTTGAAATATCAGAAATGCAGTATGAAGATGATGTGAAGAAAGCATTCAATAAAGCGATACAATATCTCGCCTATCGAATGAGGACGGAAAAGGAAATCCGCGATCACCTGCAAGAAGGAGATCCCGAGGATGGCATCATCCAGGAAGTGATCCATAAATTATATGGCATCAAATATATCGATGACTTGGAATTTGCCCATGCATTTGTCGGGACCCACATGAACACAGGAGACAAAGGACCGAATTGGATCCGTGGCGAATTGAGGAGAAAAGGCGTGGGGGAATCCCATATCGATGAAGCCCTCGCTGCCTTTACACAGGAAAAACAAGTAGACAAAGCGGTCGCCCTGACAGAAAAACTTCTCCGTAAATACCGAAAAGACTCGAACATGATCGCCAAGCAGAAAATAGAGCAAAACCTCTTGAGAAAAGGTTACCCAGGTTCCGTCATCAAAATCGTATGGGAAACCGTTGAATCAGAACGGGATGACGATGAAAGATGGGATGCCGTCTACCATCAGGGATTGAAGGCCCACCGAAAGTTGAGCTCAAAGTATGAGGGCTATGAATATGTACAAAAAATGAAACAAACCCTGTACCGAAAAGGCTTCTCTATTGAAGATATTGAGAGGCTCCTGGAAGAAATAAAACATAATGAAGAATGA
- a CDS encoding YfhD family protein, with protein MFFLGRSRGNSKRGNKNSLPQTPAQLKFDGVDEEFSRELANQADMEAQARANAANQRTRVKKNR; from the coding sequence ATGTTTTTCTTGGGCAGATCTCGTGGAAACAGCAAACGCGGTAACAAAAACAGCCTGCCTCAAACACCCGCTCAGCTCAAATTTGACGGTGTTGATGAAGAGTTCTCCCGTGAACTTGCCAACCAGGCTGATATGGAAGCTCAAGCCCGTGCCAACGCTGCCAATCAGCGCACACGTGTGAAGAAAAACCGATAG
- a CDS encoding MGMT family protein: MKPFTERAVNIIQNIPAGQVMTYGQVAACAGSPRAARQVVRILHSMSGKYNLPWHRVLNSKGEIGFRDEEQMMTQRLSLEAEGVAFIGKNKIDLGEYQYRGGALCGESGV, encoded by the coding sequence ATGAAACCTTTTACCGAAAGAGCAGTAAACATCATACAGAACATACCGGCCGGGCAAGTGATGACCTACGGCCAAGTCGCCGCCTGTGCAGGAAGTCCCAGGGCGGCAAGGCAGGTCGTAAGAATCCTTCATTCCATGAGTGGAAAATACAATCTCCCATGGCACAGGGTCCTCAACAGCAAAGGGGAAATCGGATTCCGGGATGAAGAACAAATGATGACCCAAAGACTTTCCCTGGAAGCGGAGGGGGTTGCGTTTATTGGAAAGAATAAAATTGATCTTGGGGAGTATCAGTATCGGGGCGGAGCGTTGTGCGGGGAGAGTGGGGTTTAA
- a CDS encoding YfhE family protein: MDNKKKKDKNKSGLSSAQEVTYSREFKAADRAAGFSPKAHR; this comes from the coding sequence ATGGATAACAAGAAAAAGAAAGACAAAAACAAATCGGGTCTGTCGAGCGCACAGGAAGTGACGTATTCCAGGGAGTTTAAAGCGGCTGACAGGGCAGCAGGCTTCAGCCCCAAAGCACATCGATAG
- the mutY gene encoding A/G-specific adenine glycosylase: MKEEPLKHIKTINREGFQEDLISWFEKEQRDLPWRKDQDPYKVWVSEIMLQQTRVDTVIPYFNRFIEKFPTIEALASAPEDDVLKAWEGLGYYSRVRNLQTAAKEVHEKYEGIVPDSPKEISSLKGVGPYTAGAILSIAYGKPEPAVDGNVMRVFSRILSIWLDIAKPSSRKVFEEAVRNLISHENPSYFNQALMELGALICTPTSPSCLLCPVREHCQAFEEGVQTELPIKSKKKAARKLNMAAAVLLTEDDRVVIHKRPGEGLLANLWEFPNFEVGTSSSGRKQLLEHIEEEYRAPCSLKTGVVTRIQHIFTHIVWDIEVYVGSIDSASLVDGDLVAVTKEEMEQYAFPVSHQKIWKEAGEGIL, encoded by the coding sequence TTGAAAGAAGAACCATTAAAACATATAAAGACCATTAACCGTGAAGGGTTTCAGGAAGATCTGATTTCATGGTTTGAAAAAGAACAGCGGGACCTGCCGTGGCGGAAGGATCAGGATCCTTATAAAGTATGGGTTTCGGAAATCATGCTCCAACAAACGAGGGTCGATACGGTCATTCCTTATTTTAACCGGTTCATCGAAAAGTTTCCCACGATTGAGGCTCTTGCCTCGGCACCTGAAGACGATGTACTGAAAGCATGGGAAGGTCTCGGCTATTATTCAAGGGTCAGAAACCTTCAGACTGCGGCAAAGGAAGTGCATGAAAAGTATGAAGGGATCGTTCCTGATTCGCCGAAAGAAATTTCATCTTTAAAAGGGGTCGGCCCCTATACAGCCGGTGCGATTTTGAGCATTGCATACGGCAAGCCTGAGCCTGCAGTGGATGGAAACGTCATGAGGGTGTTTTCCCGCATTCTCTCGATTTGGCTCGATATCGCCAAACCGTCATCCCGGAAAGTATTCGAAGAAGCGGTCCGAAACTTGATTTCACATGAAAATCCTTCTTACTTCAATCAGGCGCTGATGGAACTTGGTGCGCTCATTTGTACGCCGACTTCCCCGTCGTGCCTGCTCTGTCCCGTCCGGGAACATTGTCAGGCTTTTGAAGAAGGGGTGCAGACTGAGCTTCCGATCAAATCGAAAAAGAAAGCTGCCCGGAAATTGAACATGGCAGCAGCCGTTCTGTTAACTGAGGATGACCGGGTCGTGATCCACAAACGTCCTGGTGAGGGACTCCTTGCGAATCTTTGGGAATTCCCGAATTTCGAAGTGGGGACGTCAAGCAGCGGCCGAAAGCAGCTGCTTGAACACATCGAAGAAGAGTATCGTGCCCCATGCTCCTTAAAGACTGGTGTCGTGACGAGAATTCAGCACATCTTCACCCATATTGTATGGGATATTGAAGTATATGTCGGTTCCATCGACAGTGCCTCACTCGTTGACGGTGACCTGGTTGCCGTTACAAAAGAAGAAATGGAACAGTATGCTTTTCCTGTTTCCCATCAGAAGATCTGGAAGGAAGCAGGGGAGGGAATCCTGTAA
- a CDS encoding small, acid-soluble spore protein K, producing the protein MRNKSTGFPNMNNNKFEGEPRAKAEYASKRANGTINTHPQERMKASGQRDHDSL; encoded by the coding sequence ATGCGAAACAAATCGACAGGGTTCCCCAACATGAACAACAATAAATTTGAAGGTGAACCGCGTGCCAAAGCGGAATATGCATCTAAAAGGGCTAACGGCACCATCAATACCCACCCGCAAGAACGCATGAAAGCTTCTGGCCAAAGAGATCACGATTCGCTTTAA
- a CDS encoding YpzG family protein has product MANMKNNFYRNKYSSPFNKAFYNPKHAHSQANGQTTQTQDLIILENQTRKRS; this is encoded by the coding sequence ATGGCAAACATGAAAAACAACTTTTACCGAAATAAGTACAGCAGTCCATTTAATAAGGCATTCTACAATCCGAAGCATGCCCATTCACAGGCAAATGGACAAACCACACAAACTCAAGACTTAATCATTCTAGAGAACCAGACACGTAAACGTTCCTAG
- a CDS encoding ABC1 kinase family protein: MNSEKKLWRMWKILSLALSIVIRVYWYRLRGKSQWDTDLLWERIGKEFKETLFELNGVLIKVGQLLSIREDLLPKGFITQIQDLVDHVPPSPWKKIEEVLEKEWDAPVSSKVANIEKDAIASASIGEVYRARLHDGTQVAIKVQRPEIPSLVKIDFRSLSIIIWFARRFAPVPKGFIDFKMLYKELKQVIEQELDFSKEMMTATSFKQRFKEHPNVKIPAMFPELCTNKVLVMEWVDGVRLNDRDAIESYGLDGGKLAEGLFRLFLPQWLEPGIFHADPHAGNILLQPDGTFVLLDYGMIGEISKRDAAHFQDLLEGVLLKNYRKAAESLAQLGFLLPDASPKSIEPVLKEFITLDMEQFKEMDLIAVKKEINDLVKSLPVQVPTRFIFLGRSFATIEGLVHTLSPEKETLDVVKPAFLDWVKHSNTNKWDLLMKWISAQPLFQTIQKVRQLVDFPENMLQQKELQQQNAFHFEIFESRKKQAFTLGIGGLAGGFTGMGFDIELIYQGSFALAVLGFTVYIVTDSRQKKWLKKLRNGQLH; the protein is encoded by the coding sequence ATGAATTCAGAAAAAAAGCTTTGGAGAATGTGGAAAATATTATCATTGGCATTATCAATTGTCATTAGAGTTTACTGGTACCGGCTCCGCGGGAAATCCCAATGGGACACAGATCTGCTGTGGGAAAGAATCGGAAAAGAATTCAAAGAAACGCTGTTCGAATTGAATGGTGTATTGATAAAGGTTGGTCAATTGTTGAGCATTCGTGAGGACCTCCTACCTAAGGGGTTCATCACCCAAATTCAGGATCTTGTTGACCACGTACCTCCTTCACCGTGGAAAAAAATTGAGGAGGTACTGGAAAAGGAATGGGATGCGCCTGTTTCTTCCAAAGTAGCTAATATCGAAAAGGATGCAATCGCATCTGCTTCCATAGGTGAAGTGTATCGTGCACGGCTGCACGACGGCACACAGGTGGCCATCAAAGTACAGCGTCCGGAAATACCATCACTTGTGAAAATTGATTTCAGGTCCCTTTCCATCATCATCTGGTTTGCGAGACGCTTCGCTCCAGTTCCGAAAGGATTCATCGATTTTAAAATGCTTTATAAAGAATTAAAGCAGGTGATTGAACAGGAGCTTGATTTTTCCAAAGAGATGATGACGGCCACTTCCTTCAAACAACGCTTCAAGGAACATCCTAACGTAAAAATCCCAGCGATGTTCCCTGAACTTTGCACGAATAAAGTGCTCGTGATGGAATGGGTGGATGGTGTCCGCCTGAATGACCGGGATGCCATCGAATCTTATGGCTTGGACGGCGGGAAGCTTGCAGAAGGATTGTTCCGGCTTTTCCTTCCACAGTGGCTTGAGCCTGGCATCTTCCATGCCGACCCCCATGCCGGGAATATCCTCCTTCAGCCCGACGGCACCTTTGTACTCTTGGACTACGGCATGATCGGGGAAATTTCGAAGCGTGACGCGGCTCACTTCCAGGATCTGCTCGAAGGCGTGCTGCTGAAGAACTACCGGAAGGCGGCTGAATCGCTCGCTCAGTTGGGATTCCTGCTTCCAGATGCAAGCCCGAAATCAATCGAACCCGTATTAAAGGAATTTATCACCCTTGATATGGAGCAGTTCAAAGAAATGGACCTGATTGCTGTGAAGAAAGAAATTAATGATCTGGTGAAATCATTACCGGTACAAGTCCCTACACGGTTCATATTTCTGGGCCGTTCCTTCGCGACAATCGAGGGACTGGTCCATACACTGAGCCCTGAGAAAGAAACCCTTGACGTGGTCAAACCGGCCTTTCTTGATTGGGTGAAGCACAGCAACACGAATAAGTGGGACCTGCTCATGAAATGGATCAGTGCCCAGCCGTTATTTCAAACCATTCAAAAGGTACGCCAGCTCGTGGACTTCCCTGAAAATATGCTCCAGCAAAAAGAGTTGCAACAACAAAACGCTTTTCATTTTGAAATCTTTGAAAGCCGCAAGAAGCAGGCTTTCACATTGGGGATCGGGGGTCTGGCAGGTGGCTTCACAGGAATGGGATTTGACATTGAGCTCATTTATCAAGGAAGCTTCGCACTTGCCGTCCTCGGCTTCACCGTATATATTGTGACCGATTCCAGACAAAAGAAATGGTTGAAGAAACTGAGGAATGGGCAGCTTCATTAA
- a CDS encoding YfhJ family protein — protein MESTFHELTQLLIEKNNKLSYEKARTWIELIWEDFEATYAKAGYDYKGKAVTEKVVRQWVMTYGERIHEFAAQNPKYKHLIDEKNDDQVH, from the coding sequence ATGGAGTCAACATTTCATGAATTGACACAATTGTTAATTGAAAAGAATAACAAGCTTTCTTATGAAAAAGCGAGAACCTGGATCGAACTGATCTGGGAGGATTTCGAGGCCACTTACGCAAAAGCCGGCTATGATTATAAAGGGAAAGCTGTGACAGAAAAAGTAGTTCGCCAATGGGTGATGACATACGGGGAGCGAATCCATGAATTTGCCGCCCAAAACCCTAAATACAAGCATCTGATTGATGAAAAAAACGACGATCAAGTGCATTGA
- a CDS encoding TIGR01777 family oxidoreductase, which translates to MKIAVTGGTGFVGRALTEELLAHHHEVLILTRNPDKHEERPGVSYIKWLSDGAKPEESLEGIHAFINLAGESINSGRWTDERKKRILNSRITSTQEVLNVCKALKQKPSCLINASAIGTYPSSKTNTYTEASDERAEDFLGETVQIWEKEAEKVSGLGIRVAFSRFGIILGKDEGALPRIALPYKMFVGGTVGSGEQWMSWVHIKDIARALRFIAETESISGPVNVTAPSPVTMKEFGKTLGSVLGRPHWLPVPAFALKVAMGEMSALVLEGQKVLPSVLLEHGYQFEYPELHSALIDIYQ; encoded by the coding sequence ATGAAGATTGCTGTAACAGGGGGAACGGGGTTTGTCGGCCGTGCCCTGACAGAGGAGCTTCTTGCTCACCATCACGAAGTATTGATTCTGACGCGTAATCCCGATAAGCATGAGGAACGGCCAGGGGTTTCCTATATTAAATGGCTGTCTGACGGAGCAAAGCCGGAAGAAAGCCTTGAAGGGATCCACGCGTTCATCAATCTTGCAGGGGAGTCGATCAACAGCGGTCGATGGACGGATGAACGGAAGAAGCGGATCTTAAATAGCCGGATCACTTCCACCCAGGAGGTGTTGAATGTGTGTAAGGCATTGAAACAGAAGCCGTCATGCCTCATCAATGCCAGTGCAATCGGCACCTACCCTTCTTCCAAAACAAACACCTATACGGAAGCTTCAGATGAAAGAGCTGAGGACTTCCTTGGAGAGACGGTTCAAATTTGGGAGAAGGAAGCGGAAAAGGTGAGCGGGCTCGGCATCAGGGTCGCCTTCTCACGCTTCGGGATCATCCTTGGGAAAGATGAAGGTGCCCTCCCCCGGATTGCGCTGCCTTATAAAATGTTTGTAGGAGGGACTGTCGGATCCGGGGAGCAGTGGATGTCATGGGTTCATATCAAGGATATTGCACGTGCGCTGCGCTTCATTGCTGAAACAGAATCCATATCCGGTCCTGTAAACGTCACGGCACCGTCTCCAGTCACCATGAAGGAATTCGGAAAGACGCTTGGCTCCGTCCTAGGAAGGCCCCACTGGCTTCCCGTCCCTGCATTTGCTTTAAAGGTGGCCATGGGTGAAATGAGCGCGCTTGTTTTGGAAGGTCAAAAAGTGTTGCCGAGCGTCCTTTTAGAGCACGGTTATCAATTCGAATATCCGGAATTACATTCTGCCCTGATTGACATCTACCAGTAA
- a CDS encoding gamma-type small acid-soluble spore protein produces the protein MAKQPNKTQAGTNVQHVKQQNAQANAQQQFGTEFASETTAAQQVKQQNQQAEANKAKASGKYGQQQ, from the coding sequence ATGGCAAAACAACCAAACAAAACACAAGCTGGCACAAACGTTCAACACGTGAAACAACAAAACGCGCAAGCTAACGCTCAACAACAATTCGGTACTGAGTTCGCTTCAGAAACAACAGCGGCTCAACAAGTAAAGCAACAAAACCAACAAGCAGAAGCTAACAAAGCGAAAGCTTCTGGTAAATACGGTCAACAACAATAA
- a CDS encoding SDR family NAD(P)-dependent oxidoreductase produces MKTAIITGGGSGLGKELGKLLSGQGFHIFLLGRTPERLQEAAADIESIGGKVTYTTLDIRSNEDIERFAENHLQDHELSLLIHNAGVGHFGPFQDSTDDELVSMFETNALGPIRLTKALLPKLEQGSTVLNIISTAGLRGKKNESLYVASKFALRGFGESLQKEFEGSGPRVVNAYMGGMDTPFWENSDHISDPSRLRSPKEVAELILRSYEEEDEIVIESKK; encoded by the coding sequence ATGAAAACAGCCATCATCACAGGCGGAGGCTCAGGCCTAGGAAAAGAATTAGGAAAACTTCTCAGCGGGCAGGGGTTTCATATTTTCCTTCTAGGAAGAACCCCTGAACGCTTACAAGAAGCAGCAGCCGACATTGAAAGCATCGGCGGCAAAGTCACTTATACTACACTCGATATCCGTTCCAACGAAGATATTGAGCGATTCGCAGAAAACCATCTTCAAGATCATGAACTTTCTTTACTCATACATAACGCAGGTGTAGGGCATTTCGGTCCATTCCAAGATTCCACCGACGATGAACTCGTCAGCATGTTCGAAACGAACGCCCTCGGTCCGATCCGATTAACGAAGGCGCTACTTCCCAAGTTGGAACAAGGCAGCACTGTCTTGAACATCATCTCTACCGCAGGCCTGCGTGGAAAGAAAAACGAATCCCTCTATGTTGCAAGTAAATTTGCATTAAGAGGATTCGGTGAAAGCCTGCAGAAAGAATTCGAAGGGTCCGGTCCCCGGGTTGTCAATGCATACATGGGCGGCATGGATACCCCTTTCTGGGAAAACAGTGATCACATCAGCGATCCATCAAGACTCCGCTCGCCTAAAGAAGTCGCTGAATTGATCCTCCGTTCGTATGAGGAGGAAGACGAAATTGTGATTGAATCAAAGAAATAA
- a CDS encoding metal-dependent hydrolase has product MDTGTHIVMGFALGGLATLDPVVAESAATSQSVLFAAVIGSQIPDIDTVLKLRNNAVYIRHHRGITHSIPAVILWPLLITACLYPLFPGADLLHLWIWTFVAVFLHVFVDIFNAYGTQALRPISSKWVALGVINTFDVTIFAIHVAGLILWGLGFPPGKTFLVMYLVIFAYYVLRFQVQKAVKNAVKRRIPDAEKIIVSPTIRFFQWRLAVVTKEHYYVARAYRRSITIFDKFKRIPIPDNPVINAAKHDKNLAAFLSFSPVYRWEVDEYDDHYEVRFIDLRYRNNGHYPFVALVQLDKDLTIVSSYTGWVFSEEKLRSKVDIDILID; this is encoded by the coding sequence TTGGATACAGGCACTCATATCGTCATGGGCTTTGCTCTTGGGGGCTTAGCCACGTTAGATCCAGTCGTCGCCGAAAGCGCAGCCACTTCACAAAGTGTGTTGTTCGCAGCAGTCATCGGCTCGCAAATTCCCGATATCGATACCGTTTTGAAATTACGAAACAACGCCGTTTATATACGCCATCACAGGGGGATCACCCACAGCATCCCCGCCGTCATTCTCTGGCCGCTCTTGATCACGGCTTGCTTATATCCGCTTTTCCCTGGGGCAGATTTGCTTCATTTATGGATTTGGACATTTGTAGCGGTTTTCCTTCATGTATTTGTCGACATATTCAATGCTTATGGGACACAGGCCCTCAGGCCGATCTCGTCGAAATGGGTCGCATTGGGTGTGATCAACACGTTTGATGTAACGATTTTCGCGATCCATGTGGCCGGCTTGATTTTATGGGGACTCGGATTCCCGCCCGGCAAGACCTTTCTCGTCATGTACCTCGTCATCTTCGCCTATTATGTATTGAGATTTCAGGTACAAAAAGCAGTGAAGAATGCGGTGAAACGGCGGATTCCTGATGCGGAAAAAATCATCGTCTCCCCGACGATCCGTTTCTTCCAATGGAGACTCGCGGTTGTGACGAAAGAACATTATTATGTGGCACGGGCTTACAGGCGGTCCATCACCATCTTTGATAAATTCAAGCGGATCCCGATACCGGATAATCCCGTCATCAATGCAGCCAAACACGATAAAAACCTGGCAGCCTTCCTCTCCTTCTCCCCCGTTTACCGGTGGGAAGTGGATGAATACGATGATCACTATGAAGTCCGCTTCATTGATCTCAGATACAGAAACAACGGACACTACCCATTCGTCGCACTCGTACAGCTCGACAAAGACCTGACCATCGTCAGCTCCTACACCGGCTGGGTCTTCAGCGAAGAAAAACTCCGCTCCAAAGTCGACATCGACATTTTAATCGATTAA
- a CDS encoding nuclease-related domain-containing protein: protein MIEKERRIPRIILMLQALLRRLPLHHPKLPFISDELGRRMAGYKGELAMDYTLSFLDPKRYFILHDLRIPYKDSFFQIDTLLITTRFILIIEVKYLAGVAYFDPVFNQLIQTKDGSESALPDPTLQIKRQERHLSDWIRQQGFPTIPIHSYVVMSNDRTIIKTSPDNHSLNGLVIHRHSLLDKLSFLEEAAPEHQAMNVKKLIRTLKKHHREATPSILQKFSINEDELQKGVICETCSHLPMIRKHGTWVCSKCENLDHSAHIQAMKDYELLISPTITNTGLRSYLGIQSPYVAKRLLQSLKFPKAGTKKGTIYTLTFTEMV from the coding sequence ATGATCGAAAAAGAACGAAGGATACCCCGAATCATCCTCATGTTACAGGCTTTACTCCGCCGGCTCCCCCTCCATCACCCGAAACTTCCATTCATATCGGACGAACTTGGAAGAAGAATGGCCGGATACAAAGGTGAACTCGCGATGGATTATACGTTATCCTTTTTAGACCCCAAACGCTATTTCATTCTCCACGACCTTAGGATTCCTTACAAAGATAGCTTCTTCCAGATAGACACTCTTCTTATCACCACCAGATTCATCCTGATCATCGAAGTGAAGTATCTAGCAGGCGTGGCGTATTTCGATCCTGTCTTCAATCAATTAATCCAAACCAAGGATGGGAGTGAATCTGCCCTGCCTGACCCGACCCTTCAGATTAAGAGACAAGAACGTCATCTGTCTGACTGGATCAGACAGCAAGGGTTCCCGACCATACCCATCCATTCTTATGTCGTCATGAGCAACGACCGGACCATCATCAAAACCTCTCCTGATAACCACTCCCTCAATGGCTTGGTCATTCATCGTCATTCTCTGTTGGACAAGCTATCCTTTTTAGAAGAAGCTGCTCCAGAGCATCAGGCCATGAATGTTAAAAAGTTAATCCGTACCCTAAAAAAACACCACCGGGAAGCAACTCCCTCTATTCTTCAAAAATTCAGTATCAATGAAGACGAGTTACAGAAAGGAGTCATCTGCGAAACATGCAGTCATCTTCCCATGATCAGAAAACATGGTACCTGGGTGTGTTCGAAGTGTGAGAATCTAGATCATTCAGCCCATATTCAAGCAATGAAAGACTACGAGCTGTTGATTTCCCCGACGATCACCAATACAGGTCTAAGAAGCTATCTCGGGATCCAATCACCTTATGTTGCAAAGAGGCTCCTTCAATCCCTCAAGTTTCCGAAGGCAGGGACGAAAAAAGGGACAATTTACACGCTGACTTTCACAGAAATGGTTTGA